Below is a window of Candidatus Viadribacter manganicus DNA.
TGACGAGATCACCGTCGAACAGCGCGGGCCGCCTGCGCTTCGCCCCTTGATTTTCATAAAGCGCGCTGATCGGGTGCATCACGCACGCTCCAGCACGGTGACGACAGTCGCGGCCTCTTCAACACCGAGAAAGCCACCGCCGTTTTCCGCGACCGCCATCCGCGCGCCGCCGACTTGTCTAGCGCCCGCTTCGCCGCGCAATTGTGTGGTCAGTTCGAAAAGCTGCGCGATGCCGGTGGCGCCAACGGGATGTCCCTTCGCCAACAAGCCGCCAGACGGATTGACCGGCGTCCGCCCACCAAGAGCAAAATCGCCAGCGCGCAACCTCGCGCCAACCTCACCCGACGTTGCCAATCCCAAGTTTTCGATCTGCTGCAGCTCGGCATAAGCGGTGGCGTCATGCACCTCCGCCAGGTCGATATCGTCGGCGGAAACACAGGCTGCTTCGTACGCAGCGAGCGCAGTGCGCCGTCCAATATGGTTGGCGTAGTCCTCAGCGGCGCGCTCTGAGGCGCTCCGCAAAACGCAAGCACGCACCCGCACCGCGCGCCGGGAGCCGATCTTCCGCAAGCCAGCCTTGCCGCACACGACAAGCGCGGCAGCGCCATCGCTCACCGGCGCACACATGGCGCGGGTGAACGGGTAGACGACCGGCTTATCCGCAAGCACCTGTTCGAGGGTGAACGGCGTTCGATACTGCGCCAATTCGTTCCTGGCGCCATGAGTATGGTTCTTCACAGCGATACGCGCGAAATCTTCCTGCGCCGTGCCAAAGCGCGTCATGTGCGCACGCGCCTGCGCAGCATAGAGGTCCATGAACAAGCTGCGTCCCGGTCCAGGCGCCTCTCCGCCCATGCGCTCTATATACGCCAGCACCCCTTCGCGGTCGTGGACGTCGGCGCCGCCCGCAAATGCCGCCGCCACACGCTCAGGCTGATCGGGGAACACCATCTTCTCAGCGCCTACGACGAGCGCTACCTGCGCCATGCCGGCGCGTATGGCATTCACCGCCTGTAAGAGGGCAGTCGAACCAGAAGCGCACGCATTCTCTATATTCGCAACTGGCACGCCGGTAATGCCGAGCGGCCGCAGCGCGATCTCGCCGCGCACGGTGTTTTGGCCCTCCAGCATGGGCTGACGCGTGTTCGAGAACCATGCCGCTTCGATTGCGCCAGCTTCGACGCCAGCATCGGCGAGCGCCCCGCGAACCGCTTCCGCTGTTAATGACTTCACGCTGTCATTCAGTCGCTTGCCGAAAGCGGTCATGGCGGCGCCAATGATGTAAACGCCGCTAGTCATGCTAGGCCGCGATTGGACGGCGGCGCTGCACAATCCGGAAGCGCGATGCAACGAATGCGATGTCGGTTAGGCATGCATTGCCGGCTGGGTTGAGCCCGGTGACGTGGTAGTCGCTATAGGCCGCCGCGAAATTGATCCACATCGCGCCCGTCAGGTTGATCGAGAGGTTGGCGCCGGCGCGC
It encodes the following:
- a CDS encoding thiolase family protein, giving the protein MTSGVYIIGAAMTAFGKRLNDSVKSLTAEAVRGALADAGVEAGAIEAAWFSNTRQPMLEGQNTVRGEIALRPLGITGVPVANIENACASGSTALLQAVNAIRAGMAQVALVVGAEKMVFPDQPERVAAAFAGGADVHDREGVLAYIERMGGEAPGPGRSLFMDLYAAQARAHMTRFGTAQEDFARIAVKNHTHGARNELAQYRTPFTLEQVLADKPVVYPFTRAMCAPVSDGAAALVVCGKAGLRKIGSRRAVRVRACVLRSASERAAEDYANHIGRRTALAAYEAACVSADDIDLAEVHDATAYAELQQIENLGLATSGEVGARLRAGDFALGGRTPVNPSGGLLAKGHPVGATGIAQLFELTTQLRGEAGARQVGGARMAVAENGGGFLGVEEAATVVTVLERA